In Cicer arietinum cultivar CDC Frontier isolate Library 1 chromosome 1, Cicar.CDCFrontier_v2.0, whole genome shotgun sequence, one DNA window encodes the following:
- the LOC101507112 gene encoding SAC3 family protein B isoform X3, with protein sequence MKKKISTYQGFGKDSGPAQPLKSQPSFGLNDPFSRPSSSPIITPPRPSISPPRLGRTSNVPKTNPHSQLHQISLPFSVSEAAGSRPISTAPKRTRSPPPSFSASETFEGNSVSMEDNYEREMLAKAKRLARFKVDLSKSEHNNDDVADHTVSANRHEAYVLEKKYMGGNLMDSAGNFTSGQGVSDNEGRETSNVIIGICPDMCPESERGERERKGDLDQYERVDGDRNVTSRLLAVKKYTRTAEREANLIRPMPILKKTIGYLLTLLDQPYDERFLGIYNFLWDRMRAIRMDLRMQHIFNQGAITMLEQMIKLHIIAMHELCEYTKGEGFSEGFDAHLNIEQMNKASVELFQMYDDHRKKGVDIPTEKEFRGYYALLKLDKHPGYKVEPAELSLDLAKMTPEIRQTPEVLFARNVARACRTGNFIAFFRLARKATYLQACLMHAHFAKLRAQALASLHCGLQNNQGLPVAHVANWLAMEDEDIEGLLEYHGFLIKAFGEPYMVKEGLFLNADTEYPIKCSKLVHKKRSGTIVEDVSPLIHAESPPVGTTKEIQMTKAYKYEPQKDLASENDSSVQKLDVEIPESETIFSPKDSKPVEAFEDMHEVQDSAKDYDMASAHPSPLRFPFDNIMPEPQHARSGGTSTNSYMIVEASPRRNPPSNVDAKPLEITPKTVPPENSLAYSFSLPPPATQNVSKNDSLFIHQEHEVEIHEVRESCHDEEVAEAKLKLFLRLWRRRASKLKMLREEKQLASNAALDSLPLGPPIRHCIEKPANFDKFNIDIMMRERYEKQENSWSRLNVSDIVGDTLGRSNPDDKCLCWKIILCSQMSNSTDEVGTAGLWLTSKLMPSSDDDVVISSPGLVIWRKWIPSQSDIDPTCCLSVIRDTSVGNQDEVLSGASGVLFVVCESISWKRQRAHLHNLLTSIPSGACLPLLILSGGSYNERSSSVIINELALQDIDKSRVSSFLLVYLRENQQVKHLDGFFSDARLREGLQWLADESPLQPNLQSVKIRELVQTHISYFSGVQDIINNAKLNPNDCISLFNKALNCSMQEIIAAADSNPAGWPCPEIDLLDKSFDEDRVVRRYLPTSRWSSNVKTQLIICALQNCMLPMFTDDLSWLARGSKIGQEIENQRVQLENYLIQYLTHTSNFMGISLAVKEARVIIQTCARLELCGSSYRVVPHWGMIFRRIFNWRLMGLSNREISSAYISECHHHVASQNVGFEPWLSLSYYPDISLDEIISVSCNSLLPTNDVRPRPEALQHLSPMNFDDETTNSRDAERNFGLDELPSMNTASTYGINNAKSEALMSRKPSKEAEKLSKLLEQCNLLQDGIDKKLSVYF encoded by the exons atgaagaaaaagatTTCAACGTACCAGGGATTTGGGAAGGATTCAGGACCCGCTCAACCTCTTAAATCTCAACCTTCTTTCGGCCTCAACGATCCTTTTTCTCGCCCTTCTTCTTCTCCCATCATTACCCCACCCAG GCCTTCTATTTCTCCTCCTAGATTGGGAAGAACATCAAATGTTCCAAAGACCAACCCTCATTCTCAACTTCATCAAATATCTTTGCCATTTAGTGTTTCTGAAGCTGCTGGAAGCAGACCCATCTCCACTGCTCCTAAAAGGACAAGGTCACCTCCTCCATCATTTTCAGCGAGTGAAACCTTTGAAGGAAACTCTGTTTCCATGGAAGACAACTATGAACG TGAAATGTTAGCCAAGGCAAAGCGTTTAGCTCGCTTCAAGGTAGACTTGAGCAAATCTGAAcataataatgatgatgttgCAGACCATACAGTGTCTGCAAATAGACATGAAGCGTATGTGTTAGAGAAGAAATATATGGGAGGGAATTTAATGGATTCAGCTGGCAACTTTACCAGTGGCCAAGGTGTTTCTGATAATGAAGGCCGGGAAACATCCAATGTTATTATCGGCATATGTCCAGATATGTGTCCTG AGTCAGAGAGAGGAGAACGTGAAAGGAAAGGGGATCTTGACCAGTATGAACGCGTGGATGGAGATAGAAATGTGACCAGCAGACTTCTTGCAGTTAAGAAG TATACTAGGACAGCAGAGAGGGAAGCCAACTTGATCCGACCGATGCCCATCCTGAAGAAGACAATCGGTTATCTGTTAACTTTGCTAGATCAGCCTTATGATGAGAGGTTTCTTGGCATATACAACTTCTTGTGGGACAGGATGAGAGCAATTCGGATGGACCTGAGGATGCAGCACATTTTCAATCAAGGAGCTATTACTATGCTGGAACAGATG ATAAAATTACACATCATTGCAATGCATGAATTATGTGAATATACTAAAGGAGAGGGATTTTCCGAGGGCTTTGACGCTCACCTCAATATTGAACAGATGAACAAAGCTTCAGTTGAATTGTTCCAGATGTATGATGATCACAGAAAGAAAGGAGTGGATATTCCCACTGAAAAAGAGTTTCGAGGCTATTATGCTCTTCTCAAATTGGATAAGCACCCTGGTTATAAA GTTGAACCTGCAGAGCTCTCCCTTGATCTTGCAAAGATGACTCCAGAGATAAGGCAGACACCAGAAGTTCTATTTGCCCGCAATGTAGCAAG AGCTTGCAGAACTGGTAATTTTATTGCCTTCTTTCGGCTTGCAAGAAAAGCAACTTATCTTCAAGCATGTCTAATGCATGCTCACTTTGCAAAG TTGCGTGCCCAAGCACTTGCTTCTCTACATTGTGGTCTACAGAATAACCAAGGTCTTCCTGTTGCTCATGTTGCTAACTGGCTTGCTATGGAG GATGAGGATATTGAGGGCCTTTTGGAGTATCATGGGTTCTTGATAAAAGCATTTGGAGAACCATACATGGTGAAGGAAGGCCTGTTTCTCAATGCTGATACTGAATACCCCATAAAGTGTTCCAAACTTGTGCACAAGAAAAGGTCTGGGACGATAGTTGAGGATGTTTCACCCTTAATTCATGCCGAATCACCACCTGTTGGGACTACAAAAGAGATTCAGATGACAAAAGCATACAAGTATGAGCCCCAAAAAGATTTAGCTTCTGAAAATGATAGTTCTGTCCAGAAGCTTGATGTGGAAATTCCAGAGTCTGAAACCATTTTCTCCCCAAAGGATAGTAAACCAGTAGAGGCATTTGAAGACATGCACGAAGTTCAGGACAGTGCTAAAGATTATGATATGGCTAGTGCTCATCCTTCACCATTGAGATTCCCCTTTGATAATATTATGCCTGAACCGCAACATGCAAGAAGTGGTGGGACGAGTACCAATTCTTATATGATTGTTGAAGCCTCGCCAAGGAGAAACCCGCCCTCTAATGTGGATGCCAAACCATTGGAGATTACACCAAAAACTGTTCCACCGGAAAATTCATTAGCTTATAGCTTTTCTTTGCCACCTCCTGCGACCCAGAATGTATCCAAAAACGATTCTCTGTTTATTCACCAAGAACATGAAGTTGAAATTCATGAAGTTAGAGAAAGTTGTCACGATGAAGAAGTTGCTGAGGCCAAGCTGAAGTTGTTCTTAAG GTTATGGAGGAGACGAGCGTCAAAATTAAAGATGTTACGGGAAGAGAAGCAATTAGCATCAAATGCTGCACTGGACTCGTTACCATTGGGCCCCCCAATTCGACATTGTATAGAA AAACCTGCTAACTTTGACAAGTTCAACATTGATATAATGATGAGGGAGAGATATGAAAAACAGGAAAACTCATGGTCAAGACTTAATGTTTCTGATATAGTTGGTGATACACTAGGCAGAAGTAATCCAGATGATAAATGCTTGTGCTGGAAAATTATTCTATGCTCTCAGATGAGCAACAGTACAGATGAAGTGGGAACAGCAGGCTTGTGGTTAACCTCAAAGTTAATGCCTTCTAGCGATGATGATGTGGTGATTTCATCTCCTGGCTTGGTAATATGGAGGAAATGGATTCCTAGTCAATCAGACATTGATCCTACCTGCTGCCTCTCTGTAATTAGAGATACATCAGTTGGTAATCAAGATGAGGTACTATCAGGGGCAAGTGGAGTTTTGTTTGTAGTGTGTGAGAGCATCTCATGGAAACGTCAGCGAGCTCATCTCCATAATCTTTTGACGTCAATACCTTCTGGGGCCTGCTTGCCTCTGCTGATCCTATCTGGAGGCTCGTACAACGAAAGGTCCTCTTCTGTTATAATCAATGAGCTGGCCCttcaagacattgataaatcgaGGGTTAGTAGCTTTCTGCTTGTTTACCTCAGGGAAAACCAGCAGGTGAAACACTTGGATGGATTTTTCAGTGATGCACGATTAAGAGAAGGCCTGCAATGGCTGGCAGATGAATCACCCTTGCAACCCAACCTCCAAAGTGTGAAAATACGAGAACTTGTTCAGACACACATTAGTTATTTCTCTGGGGTGCAGGACATTATTAATAACGCCAAGTTGAACCCTAATGACTGCATCTCATTGTTCAATAAAGCCTTGAACTGTTCAATGCAGGAGATTATTGCTGCTGCTGATTCAAATCCTGCTGGTTGGCCATGTCCAGAGATTGATTTACTTGACAAGTCTTTTGATGAAGATAGAGTAGTAAGAAGGTACTTGCCAACTTCGAGATGGAGCTCAAATGTGAAAACTCAACTAATCATTTGTGCTTTGCAAAACTGTATGCTCCCTATGTTTACCGATGATTTATCATGGTTGGCCAGAGGTTCGAAAATTGGGCAGGAGATTGAGAACCAGAGGGTACAGCTTGAGAATTACTTGATCCAGTACCTGACTCATACTAGTAATTTTATGGGAATTTCGTTGGCAGTAAAAGAGGCACGTGTCATTATACAAACATGTGCTAGACTTGAGCTGTGTGGCTCAAGCTATCGTGTAGTTCCTCATTGGGGTATGATTTTTCGTCGAATTTTTAACTGGCGATTAATGGGTCTATCTAATAGGGAAATCTCCTCGGCTTACATCTCAGAATGTCATCATCATGTTGCTTCTCAAAATGTGGGCTTTGAACCATGGTTATCCTTGTCTTATTATCCAGATATATCTTTAGATGAAATAATCAGTGTTAGCTGCAATTCTCTTCTTCCTACTAACGACGTGCGGCCAAGGCCGGAAGCACTTCAACATCTTTCACCGATGAATTTTGATGACGAAACTACTAACTCGAGGGATGCTGAAAGAAATTTTGGACTTGATGAATTGCCTAGCATGAACACAGCTAGCACATATGGTATAAACAACGCTAAAAGTGAAGCTTTAATGAGTAGGAAACCAAGCAAAGAAGCTGAGAAGTTAAGCAAACTATTGGAGCAATGTAATTTGCTGCAGGATGGTATAGATAAAAAGCTGTCTGTATATTTTTGA